A portion of the Pseudomonas sp. GR 6-02 genome contains these proteins:
- a CDS encoding glutamine synthetase family protein, whose product MSNNLDQLTDWLKDHKITEVECMIGDLTGITRGKISPTNKFIAEKGMRLPESVLLQTVTGDYVEDDIYYELLDPADIDMVCRPDQNAVFLVPWAIEPTAIVIHDTYDKQGNPIELSPRNVLKKVLKLYADHGWQPIVAPEMEFYLTKRSDDPDYPLQPPIGRSGRPETGRQSFSIEAANEFDPLFEDVYDWCELQELDLDTLIHEDGTAQMEINFRHGDALSLADQILVFKRTMREAALKHNVAATFMAKPMTGEPGSAMHLHQSIIDIETGKNVFSNEDGTMSQLFLHHIGGLQKFIPELLPLFAPNVNSFRRFLPDTSAPVNVEWGEENRTVGLRVPDAGPQNRRVENRLPGADANPYLAIAASLLCGLIGMLEGHNPSAPVVGRGYERRNLRLPLTIEDALDRMENSKTIEKYLGKKFITGYVAVKRAEHENFKRVISSWEREFLLFAV is encoded by the coding sequence ATGAGTAACAACCTCGACCAGCTCACCGATTGGTTGAAAGACCACAAGATCACAGAAGTCGAATGCATGATTGGCGACCTGACCGGCATCACCCGGGGCAAGATCTCGCCGACCAATAAGTTCATCGCCGAAAAAGGCATGCGCCTGCCCGAAAGCGTTCTGTTACAGACCGTGACCGGCGACTATGTCGAAGACGACATCTATTACGAACTGCTCGACCCGGCCGACATCGACATGGTCTGCCGCCCCGACCAGAACGCCGTGTTCCTGGTGCCCTGGGCCATCGAACCCACCGCCATCGTGATCCACGACACCTACGACAAGCAGGGCAACCCGATCGAGCTGTCGCCGCGCAACGTGCTCAAGAAGGTACTGAAACTCTACGCCGACCACGGCTGGCAGCCGATCGTGGCGCCGGAAATGGAGTTCTACCTCACCAAGCGCAGCGATGACCCGGACTACCCGTTGCAACCGCCGATTGGCCGTTCCGGTCGTCCGGAAACCGGTCGCCAGTCGTTCTCCATTGAAGCGGCGAACGAATTCGACCCGTTGTTCGAAGACGTCTACGACTGGTGCGAATTGCAGGAGCTGGACCTCGACACGTTGATCCACGAGGACGGCACTGCGCAGATGGAAATCAACTTCCGTCACGGCGATGCCCTGTCCCTGGCCGACCAGATTCTGGTGTTCAAACGCACCATGCGAGAAGCCGCACTCAAGCACAACGTGGCGGCGACCTTCATGGCCAAGCCCATGACCGGCGAGCCGGGCAGTGCCATGCATTTGCACCAGAGCATCATCGACATCGAGACCGGCAAAAACGTCTTCTCCAATGAAGACGGGACCATGAGCCAGCTGTTCCTCCATCACATCGGCGGTTTGCAGAAATTCATCCCTGAGTTGCTGCCGCTGTTCGCGCCCAACGTCAATTCGTTCCGCCGCTTCCTGCCGGATACCTCGGCACCGGTGAACGTGGAGTGGGGCGAAGAGAACCGCACCGTGGGCCTGCGGGTTCCGGATGCCGGGCCGCAGAACCGTCGGGTGGAAAACCGTCTGCCGGGTGCCGACGCCAACCCTTACCTGGCCATCGCCGCCAGCCTGTTGTGCGGCCTGATCGGGATGCTCGAAGGGCATAACCCGAGTGCCCCGGTGGTGGGGCGTGGTTACGAGCGGCGCAATCTGCGCCTGCCGTTAACCATCGAAGACGCGCTGGATCGTATGGAAAACAGCAAGACCATCGAAAAGTATCTGGGCAAGAAATTCATCACAGGCTACGTCGCGGTCAAGCGGGCCGAGCATGAAAACTTCAAGCGCGTGATCAGTTCGTGGGAGCGGGAGTTCCTGCTCTTCGCCGTCTGA
- a CDS encoding gamma-glutamyl-gamma-aminobutyrate hydrolase family protein, protein MSRLPLIGVTACSKQIGLHAYHISGDKYVRAVASAAKGLPLILPSLADRLAPSDILDALDGILFTGSPSNIEPFHYNGPASAPGTAHDSARDATTLPLIRAAVEAGVPVLGICRGFQEMNVAFGGSLHQKVHEAGPFMDHREDDSLPLEGQYAPSHPVHVQPGGVLAGLGLASDIQVNSIHGQGVERLAPGLRVEAVAPDGLIEAVSVIEGKAFALGVQWHPEWQVSLNPDYLAIFQAFGDACRKRALQRDADASNNA, encoded by the coding sequence ATGTCTCGCCTGCCGTTAATCGGCGTCACCGCCTGCTCAAAGCAGATCGGTCTGCATGCTTATCACATCAGTGGCGACAAATACGTACGCGCCGTGGCTTCAGCTGCCAAAGGCCTGCCGTTGATTCTTCCATCCCTGGCAGATCGACTGGCGCCGTCCGATATTCTGGACGCTCTGGACGGCATTCTTTTTACAGGCTCTCCTTCTAATATAGAACCGTTTCACTACAACGGCCCGGCCAGCGCGCCGGGTACTGCTCATGATTCTGCACGCGATGCCACCACTCTCCCGCTGATCCGCGCCGCTGTCGAGGCTGGCGTTCCCGTGCTCGGTATCTGCCGCGGCTTCCAGGAAATGAATGTGGCGTTCGGTGGCAGCCTGCATCAGAAGGTCCACGAGGCCGGTCCCTTCATGGACCACCGTGAAGACGACAGCCTGCCGCTCGAAGGGCAGTACGCCCCCAGTCACCCGGTGCACGTCCAGCCGGGCGGTGTACTTGCGGGGCTGGGCCTGGCGAGCGACATTCAAGTCAACTCGATTCATGGTCAGGGCGTCGAGCGGCTGGCGCCGGGCCTTCGTGTGGAAGCTGTGGCGCCCGATGGGCTGATCGAAGCGGTCTCTGTGATCGAAGGCAAGGCTTTTGCTTTAGGCGTGCAATGGCATCCCGAATGGCAGGTAAGCTTGAATCCTGACTACCTTGCGATTTTCCAGGCATTTGGCGATGCCTGCCGCAAGCGCGCATTACAACGCGACGCCGATGCGTCAAACAACGCCTGA
- a CDS encoding TetR/AcrR family transcriptional regulator: protein MTRLATPRKPRARSQARIDSILDAARTLLAAEGVASLSIYSVAERAEIPPSSVYHFFASVPALLEALTADVHAAFRACLQAPIDHHALNGWRDLSRLVEQRMLDIYDEDAAARQLILAQHGLTEVTQADRQHDIELGDLMHKLFDHHFELPKLPTDVDVFALAMELGDRVYARSVQQHGQITPRMAEEGMRVFDAYLGLYLPPYLPKRVAL from the coding sequence ATGACCCGACTCGCCACCCCACGCAAACCCCGCGCACGCAGCCAGGCCCGGATCGATTCGATACTCGATGCCGCCCGCACGCTGCTGGCCGCCGAGGGCGTGGCCAGTCTGTCGATCTACAGCGTCGCTGAACGCGCAGAGATCCCGCCCTCCTCCGTCTACCACTTTTTCGCCAGCGTCCCGGCCCTGCTCGAAGCCCTGACCGCCGACGTCCACGCCGCGTTCCGTGCTTGCCTGCAAGCGCCCATCGACCACCACGCCCTCAACGGCTGGCGCGATCTGTCGCGACTGGTGGAGCAACGCATGCTCGACATCTACGACGAAGACGCCGCTGCCCGCCAACTCATCCTCGCCCAGCACGGCCTGACCGAAGTCACCCAGGCTGACCGCCAGCACGACATCGAACTCGGCGACCTGATGCACAAACTGTTCGACCATCACTTCGAGCTGCCAAAGCTGCCGACAGATGTCGATGTGTTTGCCCTGGCCATGGAGCTGGGAGATCGAGTGTATGCGCGCTCGGTGCAGCAACATGGGCAGATCACACCGCGCATGGCTGAAGAAGGGATGCGGGTGTTTGATGCCTACCTCGGGCTGTATTTGCCGCCGTACCTGCCCAAGCGCGTAGCGCTTTAA
- a CDS encoding glutamine synthetase family protein: protein MSVPPRAVQLNEANAFLKEHPEVLYVDLLIADMNGVVRGKRIERTSLHKVYEKGINLPASLFALDINGSTVESTGLGLDIGDADRICYPIPDTLCNEPWQKRPTAQLLMTMHELEGEPFFADPREVLRQVVTKFDEMGLTICAAFELEFYLIDQENVNGRPQPPRSPISGKRPHSTQVYLIDDLDEYVDCLQDILEGAKEQGIPADAIVKESAPAQFEVNLHHVADPIKACDYAVLLKRLIKNIAYDHEMDTTFMAKPYPGQAGNGLHVHISILDKDGKNIFASEDPEQNAALRHAIGGVLETLPAQMAFLCPNVNSYRRFGAQFYVPNSPCWGLDNRTVAIRVPTGSSDAVRIEHRVAGADANPYLLMASVLAGVHHGLVNKIEPGAPVEGNSYEQNEQSLPNNLRDALRELDDSEVMAKYIDPKYIDIFVACKESELEEFEHSISDLEYNWYLHTV, encoded by the coding sequence ATGTCGGTACCCCCGCGTGCCGTTCAGCTTAACGAAGCGAACGCGTTCCTTAAGGAACATCCTGAGGTTCTGTACGTTGACCTTCTGATTGCGGATATGAATGGTGTGGTGCGCGGCAAGCGCATCGAACGCACCAGCCTCCACAAGGTTTACGAGAAAGGCATCAACCTGCCGGCCTCTCTATTTGCTCTGGATATCAATGGCTCGACGGTGGAAAGCACCGGCCTGGGCCTGGACATCGGCGATGCTGACCGAATCTGCTATCCAATCCCCGACACCCTGTGCAATGAGCCCTGGCAGAAGCGCCCGACTGCGCAACTGCTGATGACCATGCACGAACTCGAAGGTGAACCTTTCTTCGCCGACCCGCGCGAAGTCCTGCGTCAAGTGGTGACCAAGTTCGATGAGATGGGCCTGACCATCTGCGCCGCGTTCGAACTGGAGTTCTACCTGATCGACCAGGAAAACGTGAACGGTCGCCCGCAACCGCCGCGCTCGCCGATCTCCGGCAAACGTCCGCACTCGACCCAGGTCTACCTGATCGACGATCTGGATGAATATGTCGACTGCCTCCAGGACATTCTGGAAGGTGCGAAAGAGCAAGGCATCCCTGCCGACGCGATCGTCAAGGAAAGCGCCCCGGCGCAGTTCGAAGTGAACCTGCACCACGTGGCCGACCCTATAAAGGCCTGCGACTATGCGGTGCTGCTCAAGCGTCTGATCAAAAACATCGCCTACGACCATGAGATGGACACCACCTTCATGGCCAAGCCTTATCCAGGCCAGGCGGGTAATGGTCTGCACGTCCACATCTCGATTCTTGATAAAGATGGCAAAAACATTTTTGCCAGCGAGGATCCCGAGCAGAACGCCGCACTGCGTCACGCGATCGGCGGTGTGCTCGAGACCCTGCCGGCGCAGATGGCTTTCCTCTGCCCGAACGTCAACTCCTACCGTCGTTTCGGCGCGCAGTTCTACGTGCCGAACTCGCCGTGCTGGGGCCTGGACAACCGCACCGTGGCGATTCGCGTACCAACCGGCTCCTCCGATGCCGTGCGCATTGAACACCGTGTGGCTGGCGCCGATGCCAACCCGTACCTGCTGATGGCCTCGGTCCTGGCCGGCGTGCACCACGGCCTGGTCAACAAGATCGAGCCGGGCGCGCCCGTGGAAGGCAACAGCTACGAGCAGAACGAGCAAAGCCTGCCGAACAACCTGCGCGATGCACTGCGCGAGCTGGACGACAGCGAAGTCATGGCCAAGTACATCGATCCGAAATACATCGATATCTTCGTCGCCTGTAAAGAGAGCGAGCTGGAGGAGTTCGAACACTCCATCTCCGACCTCGAGTACAACTGGTACCTGCATACCGTGTAA